Genomic segment of Prochlorococcus marinus CUG1433:
TAATTTTGAATATGGGAGCTGGTGATTGTCATAATTTCTGGTCAATTTTAAATAAAAAACAATTAAAGAAGATCACTAATTTATGAATAATAAAATTTTTTCTGAAAACTGTAATTTAAGTAGTTATACAACTATTAAAGTGGGAGGAGTAGCTGAATATTTTGCTGAGCCAAGAAGCATTAATGAATTTTCATATCTTATAAAATGGGCTAATTTAAACAAACAAAGATGTCAAATAATTGGTGCAGGTTCAAATCTTTTAATAAATAATATTTTCATAAAAGGCTTAATTATTTGTACAAAAAAAATGAAATCACTAAAGATAGAGCCATATTCAGGAATTGTTGAAGCGGAAGCAGGTGTAATGCTCCCAACATTATCTAATTTACTTGCTAAAAATGGATTACAAGGAGGGGAATGGGCTGTCGGAATTCCAGGAACATTAGGAGGAGCAATTTATATGAATGCTGGTACGGGTAATTTATCACTAGCAAATAATCTTATTTCCGTAAAAGTTATCAATAATAAAACCCATGAAAAACTAGAAATTGAAAAAAAAGATATCAATTTTGAGTATAGATCTAGCTCTTTTCAAAGAAATGATTTAACAATTATTAGTGCAAAATTACATTTTGAACCTAATGGAAATCTAGAACAATTAATTCAAACAACTAAAAATAACCTTAAATTAAAAACAGAAACACAACCATATCATCAACCAAGTTTTGGTAGTGTTTTTAAAAATCCTGAAAATAATTATGCAGCAAAATTAATTGATGATTTGGGTTTAAAGGGATTTAAAATTGGCGGTGCTGAAATTTCTACAATGCATTCAAATTTTATAATTAACACTTCTTCAGCAAGTTCAAAAGATATTTATGAATTAATAACAGTAATTCAACAAAAAGTACTACAAAAAAAAGGCATTTCTCTGAAACCGGAAGTAAGAATGATTGGTTTTGACTATCCTAACTAAAGAAACTTTTTTACAAAATGGCGGGTTTTGGACTTCCTAACTTTGGACAACTAACAGAAGCTTTTAAAAAAGCTAAACAAATTCAGCAAGATGCTCAAAAATTACAAGATGAGCTGGAAAATATGGAGATTGAAGGCAAAAGTGATGATGAAATGATAAAAGTTTGGATAAGTGGAAACCAACTTCCTTTAAAGGTCGAAGTACAAGAAAATATCTTAAATTCAAATAAAGAACAAATAGAGCAAAACATTCTTCAAGCTATTCAAAAAGCTCATGAATTATCAACTACAACTATGAAAGAAAGGATGAATGATTTGACTGGTGGATTAAATCTTAATCTTCCTGGTTTTGATAATAGTGACTCTTAGCAGACTCAATCATTTCTTTATAAAAAGGATACCTTTCGAAGGATTTATCTAAATTACATCCCTCATCCATTAAATGCAAACAGTTTCGAAATTTACACTTAATTCCTTCTTCAATTACCTGTTTATATATTTCTGAATATAGATTTGGTAACAACTTAATATCAACCTCTAGAGGTTGCATATTAAAACCAGGAGTATCAACAATGTAACTTTGATTCGAAATAGAAAATAACTCAACATTTCGAGTAGTATTTTTTCCTCTCTTAATTTTATTAGAAACTGGCGCAGTACTATTTTGAAGACCTGGAATAATCATATTTAGCAAAGTAGTTTTACCAACTCCGGATGGGCCCATAAAAATTGAACATTCTTTTTGCTTTAACTCAGCTAATAAATTTTTAAAGTGATCAGCTTTCTGTAAATTTAAAGTTATTACTTGATACCCCCATTTCTCAAACTTATCAAGTAAATATGATCTTCTTTTATTAGAAATTAAATCACACTTTGTCAAAACTAATGAGACTTCAACTCCCATTGATTCTGCTAATATCAAAAACCTATTAACTTGAGATAAATTTAACTCTGGTTCTTGAACGGAAAAAGTAACGTAGATGTTAGAAATATTTGCAACAGAAGGTCTAACTAAAAGATTTTTTCTTTTTTTTAGACTTGTTATTACCGCGCGTTTACTTTTAAAATCAATTTTTTCAATCGCCACTTCATCTCCAACATAAATTAATTGATCCTTAAAATTTATAGACTTCTTAACCTTACATAAAAATTTCTCGCTATTTCCAGATTTTTGTTGCTTTTTTAAATCAACTAAAAAAAAATCATTAAATTTTTTCGTAACTAAACCTAAATATTTACTATTAGTTTTCATTCAATATTTTTATTTTTAGAAATTTTTCATTTTCTTTAATTTGCTTAAACAAACATCCCATCTCTTTTAAATTGTTTAATACCATTTCTTCTGGTTCACCTTTATCTAATTCAACAATAAGTTGTTCATTTTTTGATAACTTCTCCAAAGCCAATTTAATTTTGACAACATTTAAAGGACATGGAACAGATTTAAGGTCCAAATGCTTTAAGGATGTCATTAAGATTCTTTACCAAATAATTTACTAAAAAGTCCACTACTGGAATTAATATTTTTATCTGAATATTGAGAAGCTAAGCCCTCTAAAAGCTCTCGTTCTCCATCTGTTATACGAGTTGGTAATTTTACTTTTACTAAGACTTCATGATTTCCTCTCGCAACTGGATTACCAAGTCTAGGAACCCCTTTGTTCTCAAGTGAAAGAGTTGTATTTGGCTGCGTGCCACTTGGAATTTTTAAATTAACATCTCCATCAACTGTAGTAATTTTAACCGTGTCACCCAAAATAGCCTGTAAATAACTCACTGCTATTTCTGAGTAAATAGTCACACCATCTCTTTTAAGTTTTGAATCATTTTTAACTTTTATAAAAACATAAAGATCTCCAGGAGGACCCCCTTTCAAACCAACATTTCCCTCTCCGGAAACTCTTAATTTAGTCCCAGTGTCAACACCAGCAGGAATATTAATTCTTAATTTTTTTCTGACTTGTTTTACTCCATTTCCTCCGCAACTTATACATGGATCCGCAATTATCTGACCAGCTCCATTACATGAAGGACATTCAGCTACTTGTGTGAAATTACCAAAAGGCGTTCTTGTAGCTCTTCTGACTTGTCCACTTCCTCCACATGTTGAACAAGTTTTTGGTCCGGTTCCGGGCTTTGCCCCCGTTCCCTTACAAACTTCACATGTCTCAAGATGAGGAATTTTAATTTCTCTTTGTTGACCAAATATTGCATCTTTAAAGTCAACATTAAGGTCATACCTTAAATCATCGCCTTGTTGTGGGCCTCTTCTTTGAGTTCTTCCACCTTGTGGATTTTGTCCACCAAAACCATTAAAAAAAGTTTCAAATAAATCTGCGAAGCCACCCATATCACCCATATCGGGCATTCCAGCAGCACCTCCAAGACCAGCCTCTCCAAACTGATCATATCTAGCTCTAGTTTCAGGATCAGCTAATGCTTCATAAGCCTTACCTATTTCTTTAAATTTATCTTCAGCACCAGGTTCTTTATTAACATCAGGATGATATTTTCTAGCTAATTTTCTATAAGCCCTTTTTAAGGTATCCGCATCTGCATCCCTTGAAACTCCAAGTATTTGATAAAAATCAGCCATTAGATAATACTCAAGTAAAAATTTGGAATTTATACATTTTCAGAAGTATTCTCCTCTGAATTGGCATCCCCTTCAACTTTATCTTTTTCTACTTCCTCTTGTGAATTTTGTTTGCCAGGCCCCATAGAAACTTTAACAAGAGCATGTCTCAAAACCTTTCCTTCTAAATGGTATCCACGCTGCAATTCTTCAATAATGAAATCTTCATTAAGCTCTTCACTTGGCTCTCTTAATACAGCTTCATGCAAATTTGGATCAAATTTCTGACCAACTACTCTCATCGGTGCAACTCCTTGTTGTTTCAAAACTTCTACTAGTTGTTTATATAATCCTTGATAACTTCTATGAAGAGTTAGAGCTTCTTCACTTTCTGGCTTAAGTTGTTGTCTTGCTCTTTCAAAATTATCAACAATAGGGAGTATTGCAGTTAAAGACTTTGATACAAGTTGGATTTTTAAATCATCCTGATCCCTAGACTGTCTTTTCCTAAAATTATCAAAATCAGCTGATATTCTTACATATTGATTTTTTAGAGTTTCATGTTCTTTTTCTAACTGTTCTAACCTTGCGTCATTATTAGTAATAGTATTTTTTAATTCTTCAGCATTTATTTCTTCTGTTTTTTGAGATAATCCATCATTTGCCATTATTTGTTCTCCTGTAGATGAAGAATCTTCAGGAGAATTATTTTGGTCAGAAATATCATTTTCTTTATTTTCAATATTGTCTGATTGATTTTCAATCATTTTTCTATAAATTTAATAAATCTATTTTCTATTAAAATGATGCACTAAACAAGTTGCGGAAGGCCGCACAATTTTTTAATCAGGAACAAATCTTAATGCTAGGCCATTATTACAGTATCTTTTTCCCGTAGGAGGTGGCCCATCATTAAATACATGCCCTTGATGGCCTCCACATCTAGAGCAATGATATTCGGTTCTTGGAACAATCAACTTGAAATCGACCTTTGTTTCGATTGATCCTTGAATTGAATCCCAAAAGCTTGGCCAACCTGTACCACTATCATACTTTTTATCTGAAAGAAAAAGAGGTGAATCACATCCTGCACAGTGAAAAACCCCTTTTCTTTTTTCATTATTTAATGGACTACTGAAAGCTCTTTCAGTTCCTTCCTCTCTCAAAATATAATATGATTCTGGACTAAGCTTAGATTTCCACTCTTCTTTTGAGTTTGATGAAGAAGCTAATACTTGAATAGGTTTAAAGATTGTTTTTAAGATTGACATAATAGGAATTAGAATAAAAGATCTTCTTGTTAGAAATTGATTCATATATTTAAATCACATAAAAAGGTAATGAGTTTTAATCAATCTAATTCTATGAAAAATATTCATAAATTAAGTATTGCTCCAATGATGGATTGTACTGATAAACATTTCAGGATGATAATGAGAAAAATAAGTTCTAAAGCCCTGTTATATACTGAAATGATTGTTGCTCAAAGTTTAGTTTATACAAATAAAAAAGATAATTTTCTAGATTTTAATAAAGAGGAGCATCCAATATCTATTCAATTTGGTGGAGACGATCCTTTAATTCTTAAAGAGGCTGCTTTAATGGCACAGGATTGGGGTTATGACGAAATAAACTTCAATGTTGGCTGTCCAAGTCCAAGAGTCTGCTCGGGCAACTTTGGCGCTTCACTAATGAAAGATCCTATAAAAGTTGCAAAATGCATAGAATCTTTAAAAAATAATTGTAGCTTACCTGTCACGATCAAACACAGAATTGGTGTTGACGAAGATGATAGCTTCAGTCACTTGAATAAATTCGTAAGGTTCGTTGCAAATGCTGGTGCTGATAGATTTACAGTTCATGCTAGGAAAGCCATACTAAAAGGTCTTAATCCAAAACAAAACAGAACTATACCTCCACTAAAATATGATCTAGTAAAAAAATTAAAAAGATTCAATCCAGAATTATTAATTGAAATCAATGGTGGTTTTAATAGTATCGATGAATCAATAAAAGCACTAGATGATTTTGATGGTGTAATGATTGGAAGATCAGTGTATAAACATCCTTTGAGATGGTCTAAAATTGACCAAAAAGTATATGGAATAAATACAAAACCTAAATCTGCCTCAGATATAATCTTCTCCTTAATTCCTTACATAGATGAACATCTAAGAAATGGAGGAAAATCTTGGGACATTTGTAAACATCTTATTAACTTAGTCGAGAGTGTTCCAAAAGCAAAAATTTGGAGAAATCAGATTTCAATTAAATCTATAAAAAAGGAATTAGACACCGATTATCTTATTAAATTGACAACTAAGCTTAAAGAAATGGGATACTAATTTTCACCATTTGATTCATTACCATCATTTGAAGCACGCCTTTTTCTCCTACTTCTTCCACTCTCATATTCTGAATTTTCACTAGAGTTTCCAAAACTTCTATCTTCCCAGCCTTCTGCACCAGAGGATTTATTGGTGTAAGAGGTATTAAGGTCATTATTACCACCGCTATTACCGCCGCCATAACCACCGCTATTACCGCCGCCATAACCACCGCTATTACCGCCGCCATAACCGCCGCCGCCATAACCGCCGCTATTACCGCCACCGTAACCACCGCTATTACCGCCGCCATAACCACCGCCGCCATAACCGCCGCTATTACCGCCACCGTAACCACCTCTTCCACCCCTTCGAGGCCCTCCAGAACCTCTAGGCTCTGCCTTATTAATTCGTAATGGTCTACCCATAAGCTCTGTACCTTGCAAACCATCAATAGCAGTTGACTCAATTGATTCGTCTGCCATTTCAACAAATGCAAATCCTCTTTTTCTTCCAGTATCTCTCTCAAGAGGAAGAGAACAATTTAAAACTTCTCCAAAAGGAGCAAACAATTGTAAAACATCTTCACGTTCTGCACGGAATGGCAAATTGCCAACAAAAATACTCACTTTAATCTCAACAAAGAAAAATTTACCTAATTAAAAAAACTACAATAAGCAGTCTTATAACGTTACTCTATTATTCTACTTCAAAGAATACCCTTGTTGTAGAAAAACAATGCAGATTCAAAGTAACAATTTTTTTTGCCAATTATTTAACTCCTTTTCTACTTGAGCAAACCCTGTTCCACCTTCACTTGTTCTTGACGTAACTACATTAAAAGGTTGAATATCAACAAATACATCCTCTTCGAATTCAAGATGAAATTTTTTAAATTCATCAATTGTAAGGTTTTTAAATAAAATTCTTCTCTCTAAGCAATATTTAACAATTTCACCCACAACTTGATAAGCGGTCCTAAATGGAACATTTTTACCAACCAAATAATCTGCTAAATCAGTTGCATTAGAAAAGTCATTTTCTACTGAATCAGACAAATTTTTTATATTAAATTCTATGCCCTCGTTGATTAAAATAGTCATTGCCTTTATGCAAGATGACAAAGTCTCTGCAGTATCGAATATAGGTTCCTTATCCTCTTGAAAATCCTTATTGTAAGCAAGTGGCACTCCTTTAACCATGGTTAACAATGCTTGTAGATGTCCATATACTCTTCCTGTTTTACCTCTTATCAATTCTGGAACATCTGGATTTTTTTTCTGCGGCATTAAGCTACTGCCAGTAGCACAATTATCTGTTAATTTTGCAAAAGAAAATTCATCAGTTACCCATAAAATTATTTCTTCTGAAATTTTACTTAGATGAGACATTGCCAAGGCGGAGGCGGATACAAATTCTATACAAAAATCTCTATCACTCACCGCATCAATACTATTTTTATAGATATTTTCGAAACCCAATTCTGCAGCTGTAAAGTTCCTATCAATTTTTATTTTTGTCCCCGCTAATGCTGCAGATCCCAATGGAGAAATATTGACTCTTGCTCTTACCTCTTTAAACCTTTCTCGATCTCTTTGAAACATTTCTAAATATGCCAGTAAATGATGGGCTAAAGATAATGGTTGTGCTCTTTGCATATGTGTATATCCAGGAATTAAGGTATAGATATTAGATTTAGCAAGATAAAAAAAGGATTTTTGCAAATCAGTTAACAAAATTTCAAGATAATCAATCTCTTTTCTGAGCCACAATCTTAAATCTGTACCAACCTGATCATTTCTACTTCTACCAGTATGTAATTTCTTCCCTGTTTCGCCAATTAAGTTAATTAGTTTTTCTTCAATACAATAGTGAATATCTTCAGAGGGAGGTTTAGGAGAAAATTTACCCTCCAAATACTCAACTTTTATTAACTCAAGACCTTTAATGATTTGCAAAGTTTCAGAAGAAGTTAAAACTTGAGTTTTGCCAAGCATTTTTGCATGAGCAATCGAACAATCTAGATCCTCTAAAATAAGCTTTTTATCAAAGCCAATTGAAGCATTAAACTTTTCAATAAAAGGATTAAGAGTATTATCAAATCTTTTACTCCAAACTTTTGCCATATCAATTTTAACTTTAGATATCTCTAATAAAGCATTTTTTTATATGGGTGACAAAAAATATCTATTTCACTTTCAAAATGACGATGGATGCATCATCCTCCAAGTGCCTATTTTGCCCTGTAAAGTCATCTAATTTTTTAAATATTCTATTTAAAATTTCTTGAGATGTATAGGATTGCTTGCATAGTTTTGTAAGAATTTTAATTAACCTATCTTCATCAAATCTTTGACCTAAAGAATTAGAAGTATCGATTACTCCATCGGTATAATAAAGCAATAAATCATTTTGATTAAGCTTGATTTCACCGCAACTGTATTCGGCATTCTGTTGTAAGCCAAGGACAAATCCTTCTGCATCTAATTTTATAATTTTCTGATCTAAACTTTTCCAAAGTAAAGGAGGATTATGCGCTGCATTTGCAAATCTCAATTTTCTCGTTCTAGGGTCATAGTCTGAATAAAATAATGTCACAAATCTATGTGATTGATCTAAATCATTTATTGCAAGTTGATTCAAATCATGCAAGATTCTATCTGGAGGTAAACCTGTAAGAACCTCTGCACGTAGCATGCCTCTTAGCATTGTCATCAGAAGACCAGCAGGAATACCTTTGCCCATAACATCACCTATAACCAACGCCCATCTAGCTTTTTGTTTTCTTTTTTCTGAGATATTTGTCTTTAAACACATAAAATCATAATAATCACCGCCTAACTGCAGAGCTGGTCTACAATGAGCTGCAAGATCAACTCCATCAATAGTTGGACAATAAACTGGAAGTAATTGAGATTGAATTTCAGCTCCAGTAGAAATTTCTCGATCTACCTGCTCATGCTTTTTATTTGTTTTAATTAAGCAGTAATTTTCTAATCCAACGGCTAGAGAATTTTGGATAAAATTAAAATTACAATCATCATGTATTGATTCGTCAGGTAAACCCTTGCTAATAATATAAATAAATCCTCTACATTTTCCCCTAGATAAAATTTTTTCCGTATCTATTTTATATTCTTTAAAATAATTTTTTAAAGAATTTTCAAAAGTTATAATTTCTTTTATTTTAAAATTTTTAGAAAAATTAAATTGGTTTAAAAAATTGTGAATTTCTTCCTCAATCTTCAAAAATTCATCACTAGCAGAAATTTTTATATTTTCATGCCATATTTCCCCCTCATAATTAAGAGGAATAATCAATATTATTTTTTGATTATAAATATGTTTAAAAATTAAGCATATATAGTCCAGTAATCTATTTACATTAGAGAAAGATTTTAAATAATATGCGAGCGATGATGCAATTTCAGCAAATTTATATTTATTGTTTAAAGATTCTTCAGATTCATTATCTAAAAATTCTTGAATAAATTTGTTTGAAAATAATTTTTCTTTTTGATTATTTTGCACTACAAATTCAATAGATAAATATGTTTTAACATTAAATTTAAACTTTTAAAAAAATTTAATTAAATATTCATTTATCTGCAAGCAAAGCCTCCACAAATTCATAGCTATTAAAAGGTCTCAAATCTTTTATACCCTCGCCAGCCCCAATAAATCTAATAGGCAAATTTACTTCTTCAGATACAGCTAAAGAAACACCTCCTCTGGAAGTACCATCTAATTTAGTAATAATTGCTCCACTTAAGTTTGCTGATTTAGCAAAACTTTTTGCTTGCTTTAGGCCATTTTGACCTTGACTTGCATCTAAAACTAATAATGATTCGATAATGGCTTCTGGAGCCTTCTTATCAATAATTTTTTTTATTTTTGCTAATTCTTCCATTAAATTATTTTTTGTTTGTAATCTTCCTGCTGTATCAACTAGCAATAATTCAACATTTCTTTTTATTGCAGAATTAATAGCATCAAAAACTACTGCTGCTGGATCAGCATTTTTTGATTGATTAGATATTACATCGACATTACTCCTTTCACCCCATACTTTTAATTGTTCTACAGCAGCAGCTCTGAAAGTATCAGCAGCAGCAATTAATGTTTTATAGTTACTTTTTGAAGACAAATATGCTAATTTTCCTAAAGTTGTGGTTTTACCAACGCCGTTAACGCCTACTAGTAGCCAAACATTTAAATTGCCCTTTTGTGGCACTAATAATTCGGTACCTGAATTTTTTATTGGTTTGTCGATAATTAATTTTAATTCCTTCTTTAAAAATTTTATTCCTGCTTCTCCACCTACTACTTCTTCGTTCAATTTCTTTCTTAAAGAACTTATGACTTTATCAGTTGAAGCAATACCGACATCTGCTCTTATTAATAAAGTCTCTAAATCATCAAGAGATTCTGGAGTGAGAGGATCATCCCCCAATTTATCCAATAGTTCGGTTACAAAACCTTTTCTTGTCTCTTCTAATCCTCTTTTTAATTTAGTTAACCAATCTATTTCATCTATTGATATTTGATTTACTTTTTTTCCCTGATTAGCAAGTACCATCGCAGACCAAGTAAAATTGTCATCAAATTCTCCTAATGCAGGCTCAGCAATATCATTAATCTTTTCAGGATGATTTTCTGAACTAATACTTTCAATTAATTCTTGTTTTTGCTCTTCTTGCTCCTGTAATTCTTGTTTTTGCTCTTCTTGCTCCTGTAATTCTTGTTTTTGCTCTTCTTGCTCCTGTAATTCTTGTTTTTGCTCTTCTTGTCGTTTTTTTAATAGAGCATAAGCTTGCGCTGCCCACTCTCGAGAATTATCAGCATCAGTATTTGTCATTGATATTTATAAATCGTATTGAATAAATTTTAAATTACTATTTATTTATATCAAATAATAATTACTATTTTACTGTTTGTAATCTCCTTAAAACTCCATTAATGAATTTTCTTCCCTTTATATCGCTATATTTATTAGCTAGATTTACAGCCTCATCACAAGCAACAGCAATTGGTGTATTCAAAAAATTAATATCAACATAGGCTAAACGCAAAATATCTCGATCAATTCTCGGCAATCTTTTTAATCTCCAGCCATCCATTACTTCATCAATTTCTGAATCAATAACTGACAAATTACTTACTATATTATGTATTCTCTGATTCACATCCTCTCTAATATCAATTTGTCCACTTGAAACAACCAATTTTGGGAAATCTAAAGTCGTCGAGAGTGTATTCATTACAACTTCAATCTTTTTTAAAGATTTTTTAAGTTCTTCTCTAACATTTGAAAAAGAGGAATTAATCCCTTCTTGTAATTCGCTATCTAGTATTTTTTGTGATGCAATTTCCAACTCTGACTCACAATTATCCAATTCATCTCTGCAATGATTTATGAGAGTATCCAAAGCTGATTCAAAAATATTTTCTATCTGAGAGTTATTTAATTTAGAATTACCTACATCGTTTATCAAACCTAAAGATATTAAAGATAGTTCCCTAGATAGGGATTTATTATTATGCATTAATTAGGAGAAGTATTTGTGGAGGCGCGTAATTGAGAAAATAATTTTGAAAAAGTTGGATTTGTATTATTATTTTTCTCATCAGGATTAACTATTCCAGCAGAAATAATTGTTTTAAAAGCATCTTCAACAGAAATATCCAAATCCTTAACAGAAGCCTCAGGTACCAAGGTATACCAGCCAGTTGTTGGATTTGGTGCTGTAGGAATAAAAATACTCAACAGTTTTTCTTTTAATTCTGACTGCAAAGAAGGACCAACATCACCGGTTACAAAGCCTATGCTATATAGTCCCTCACGGGGATATTCAACTAAGACAACTCTTCTAAATCGATTAGATTTATTACTTAAAAAAGTTTCAAGTAATTGCTTAAGAGTTTTATATACTGCCCCCGCCACAGGAATTTTTGATAACGTCCCCTCTCCAAATTCTAATAACCATCTTCCAACAAAATTTCTAGCCATTAAGCCTATTAGCAAAATAGCTAACAAAGGAACAGTTAAACCCAAACTAAGATTAATTAAATCTTGCAATAAAGGATTTAAATTAATAAAAGGATTTAACTGTTTAGGAACAGATGTAACTAGTGTTAAAACAAATTTACTAACTAAAGACGAAAGCCAAATAGTGGTTGCTAAAGGAATTACAACTAACAAACCAGCTATAAGATCATTTTTTAGATCTTGTTGGAGTCTAGATCCTAAGTTTGAATCTTGATTTTGATTAGAATCAACCAAAATAACGTTGCCAAATACAATAACTTTAACAATAATCTAACTGTTTTTACTGAGTAAGGATATATATTTTTTTTATAAATTAAAATTATTTATTAGTTTCTTGTCCAAAAAATAACTTTTGAGAGAAATTTTATACATAATGAAGAGATGATCAATAGCATACAAGATAAAAAAAAGATAAGTAAAAAATTGAAAGAAAGAGCAATTTCTGAAGGCTTTACAATTTCTGGAATTGCTTCAATACCTAGTAGTACTCGCTTAAAATTAAGAACTAACGCATTAGAAAGATGGCTATCAAACAACTATCATGGTGAAATGAAATGGATGGAAGCAGAAAGAAGAAAAGATATTTGTTCACTTCTTGATGGAGCGAAAAGTGTACTAAGCGTTGGATTTAACTACTTTAATTCTCAAAATAATGAAAACCAAATCTTCAAAGTAGGAAAATTTAGTCAAGGAGAAGATTATCATAAGGTGATTTACAAAAAATTAAAGAATATTGGTGAATGGATTAACTTAGAAATTCCAGATTGCAAATGGAAAATATGTGTCGACACCTCCCCGCTTCTGGAGAAGGCATGGGCGGAAGAATCAGGTCTTGGCTGGATAGGTAAAAATAGTAATTTAATAAGCAAAAAATATGGTTCCTGGTTTACTTTAGGTTTTTTAATACTTACAAAAGACTTAGTACCAGATAAACCTCATCAACCCCTTTGCGGAAAATGTGATAAGTGTATTGAATATTGTCCCACAAATGCAATAGTTGAACCTTTTGTAATAAATTCTGAACTATGTATTGCATATCACACAATAGAAAACAGAAAAGAAACTATGCCAAAAAAAATAGAAGAAAATTTAAATGGATGGGTTGCAGGATGTGATATTTGCCAAGATGTCTGTCCTTGGAATAAGTCAGTGCCATATAACAATACAGTCGACACGGAACCAAAAGAATGGATTAAAAATCTTAATATTGAATCATTAAATTGGGATGATGAAATGTGGGGAAAAAATCTTAAAGGAACTACATTAAAAAGAATCAAACCATGGATGTGGAAAAGAAACATAAAAGCAAATTTAAAAAATCAATCAATTAATGTATGAAAAAATTTCTTGAAAGTTTAATCTTTATTTATTTAATTAGTTTTTACTGTTTAAAAATAGAGCAAGCCCAATCAATAGTTCCTTACTATTACTTTCCATCAACCAAAAATTTGCAAAGAGAAAGTTTATCTATAGGCAAAAATGCATATCAACTTTTATATTTTGGACAATATAAAGAAAGCTTAAACTTAGCAAAATTAGCTGTAAAACTTAATAAGTCGGATGAAAAATTATGGTTAATTTTGTCTGAAGCACAAGTAGCTAATAAACTCTTCAAAAATGCTTTAAATTCTTTAGATCAAGCTCAAAAAATCAATCCAAATATGAGCGAAATTTACTTTGCAAAAAGTACTATCTACTTTGAAATATCTCAACTAAAAAACGCGAAAACTTCTTTAGAAAAAGGATTAAAATTTGAGCCAGAAAACTACAAAGCTATTTTTCAATTAGGAAATATTTTTTTAATAGAAAAAAATTTTTCAAAAGCTATCGAGTTATATGATAAATCTTTACAAATT
This window contains:
- the dusA gene encoding tRNA dihydrouridine(20/20a) synthase DusA, which codes for MSFNQSNSMKNIHKLSIAPMMDCTDKHFRMIMRKISSKALLYTEMIVAQSLVYTNKKDNFLDFNKEEHPISIQFGGDDPLILKEAALMAQDWGYDEINFNVGCPSPRVCSGNFGASLMKDPIKVAKCIESLKNNCSLPVTIKHRIGVDEDDSFSHLNKFVRFVANAGADRFTVHARKAILKGLNPKQNRTIPPLKYDLVKKLKRFNPELLIEINGGFNSIDESIKALDDFDGVMIGRSVYKHPLRWSKIDQKVYGINTKPKSASDIIFSLIPYIDEHLRNGGKSWDICKHLINLVESVPKAKIWRNQISIKSIKKELDTDYLIKLTTKLKEMGY
- a CDS encoding RNA-binding protein; translated protein: MSIFVGNLPFRAEREDVLQLFAPFGEVLNCSLPLERDTGRKRGFAFVEMADESIESTAIDGLQGTELMGRPLRINKAEPRGSGGPRRGGRGGYGGGNSGGYGGGGYGGGNSGGYGGGNSGGYGGGGYGGGNSGGYGGGNSGGYGGGNSGGNNDLNTSYTNKSSGAEGWEDRSFGNSSENSEYESGRSRRKRRASNDGNESNGEN
- the argH gene encoding argininosuccinate lyase, yielding MAKVWSKRFDNTLNPFIEKFNASIGFDKKLILEDLDCSIAHAKMLGKTQVLTSSETLQIIKGLELIKVEYLEGKFSPKPPSEDIHYCIEEKLINLIGETGKKLHTGRSRNDQVGTDLRLWLRKEIDYLEILLTDLQKSFFYLAKSNIYTLIPGYTHMQRAQPLSLAHHLLAYLEMFQRDRERFKEVRARVNISPLGSAALAGTKIKIDRNFTAAELGFENIYKNSIDAVSDRDFCIEFVSASALAMSHLSKISEEIILWVTDEFSFAKLTDNCATGSSLMPQKKNPDVPELIRGKTGRVYGHLQALLTMVKGVPLAYNKDFQEDKEPIFDTAETLSSCIKAMTILINEGIEFNIKNLSDSVENDFSNATDLADYLVGKNVPFRTAYQVVGEIVKYCLERRILFKNLTIDEFKKFHLEFEEDVFVDIQPFNVVTSRTSEGGTGFAQVEKELNNWQKKLLL
- a CDS encoding serine/threonine-protein phosphatase; translated protein: MQNNQKEKLFSNKFIQEFLDNESEESLNNKYKFAEIASSLAYYLKSFSNVNRLLDYICLIFKHIYNQKIILIIPLNYEGEIWHENIKISASDEFLKIEEEIHNFLNQFNFSKNFKIKEIITFENSLKNYFKEYKIDTEKILSRGKCRGFIYIISKGLPDESIHDDCNFNFIQNSLAVGLENYCLIKTNKKHEQVDREISTGAEIQSQLLPVYCPTIDGVDLAAHCRPALQLGGDYYDFMCLKTNISEKRKQKARWALVIGDVMGKGIPAGLLMTMLRGMLRAEVLTGLPPDRILHDLNQLAINDLDQSHRFVTLFYSDYDPRTRKLRFANAAHNPPLLWKSLDQKIIKLDAEGFVLGLQQNAEYSCGEIKLNQNDLLLYYTDGVIDTSNSLGQRFDEDRLIKILTKLCKQSYTSQEILNRIFKKLDDFTGQNRHLEDDASIVILKVK
- the ftsY gene encoding signal recognition particle-docking protein FtsY, which codes for MTNTDADNSREWAAQAYALLKKRQEEQKQELQEQEEQKQELQEQEEQKQELQEQEEQKQELIESISSENHPEKINDIAEPALGEFDDNFTWSAMVLANQGKKVNQISIDEIDWLTKLKRGLEETRKGFVTELLDKLGDDPLTPESLDDLETLLIRADVGIASTDKVISSLRKKLNEEVVGGEAGIKFLKKELKLIIDKPIKNSGTELLVPQKGNLNVWLLVGVNGVGKTTTLGKLAYLSSKSNYKTLIAAADTFRAAAVEQLKVWGERSNVDVISNQSKNADPAAVVFDAINSAIKRNVELLLVDTAGRLQTKNNLMEELAKIKKIIDKKAPEAIIESLLVLDASQGQNGLKQAKSFAKSANLSGAIITKLDGTSRGGVSLAVSEEVNLPIRFIGAGEGIKDLRPFNSYEFVEALLADK